The stretch of DNA ACATGGTCAATACATGATTGTACACAGCTATAAATAACTTACCAAGTTCTCAAAACACGATTCTACACTGCTATAAATAACTTACCAAGTTGTCAATCCATTATCATACACAGCTATAAATaacttattatattatatatcctACTCTCTTATTATATATGTCCCTTTTAAAACTAACGCTTCAAGGAGGTGCCATCAGTGTCCAGTTGAATCAGCAGCCAGAACCTGCAACtcaaactgggggaaaaaaggtcaattCAGCACAACATATTTTCAAGCATTGactaatacaaacacacacacacgtcatttaTCTGGGTGCTCACATCACAACAAGTCCTAACTTCAATGCTGAGGGTAACCAATTATTGTTCATCTCCATCATGAACTGTCAGACTACATACAATGCCCTCGTGATCACTAAAATAGGTTGGCACCACTATTGCCTCTACGTCATACTGTGACGTTTTAACGTACACATATTTTAGGGGTAACGCAGTTCCAAATCAAACATtctaaattcaaatttggtAGTTTGATAATATCATATGCCACATTATCAGCAATATACAAACCAACTCCACCATGTTCTTGCCCTTGTAATGTTAACAATGCTGGGTGCTTGCTACTGTATGATAAACTACGTGGACTACTGTGAAAAATATAACCATCCATCTTTACGGTTTCCAATGACAAACTGCCTGGTAGCCATGTCTCTGTAACAGCAATACAGTTAAGCTGCAATTGCTGTGTACACAATGCCAAATCTGCTACATGTCTAGTCAGACTTTGGACATtcatcaaatacaaattaaagcTATGTGTATTCAATTTGGGCCTTGTTAAATTTTGCATCAACAACGGGGGCATACACTGAAGGGCATCCTTAATTTGGTCATTACAATAGATAGTTTCTTCCTCGAATTCTTCAATCACCAATCCAGCCAAACTTCTCACACGACTTAGTGCAACGTACGCCTGTCCTGGTGAAAACGTCTTTTTCAGACAGACCACAGCCCTATCTACACTACTGCCTTGCACTTTATGCACAGTACAGGCCCAAGCCAGCTTAAGGGGAAATTGCCATCGCATTCCACCTTTTTTTGTGGCCCTTTCTTCCTCTGGTTCAATAGCAACACAACTCTCTGCATCTGCACAAACACTGGCAcaatgtttcctcctctgcgcGCCTACCCGATCGTCATCAAACCTAACGTACACCTTTTCCGGAAATTCCTTCTTTTCTGAAACAACTATATGGGTCACTGTGCCACATACCCCATTCACCAGTCCATCTTTAACGTCCACGTTCTTGCACAAGATGACGAGCATTTTTAGCCAACAATAGCCGCTCTACCAAACTTGTCCTATCAGCTTTGGCCTGCTGTCCACTTTTTAATTCTAGTTTCCCCATTGTCTTATTATTAACAAAATCGTGGGCATCTATTGCCACATGGTCAGGACACGTCTCAAAGAGCTGCTCCGAATTGTGCTTGTTTACCTGTTTATTTGTAGGATAAATGTGTAAGGCCAAGCTCGCTTCACCGGTTTCGCAACTTTTCAAAATTTCCACGTCCCTGTCTAACATTGGGGTCCCTTTTGATCGACTTCTTAACCTGTTCAACAGGTCTGCAAACACTATCCTTTTGCCTAACAATTTCCTTTAGTTCGACAATCTTAAACAGACTAGACCACAAGTTGCAGCATTCGTCTTCCACATACAGGGCCTTGCCTTTCACCGGAggcaattgaaaaaaatctcCCACCGCAATTACACTCACATTTCCAAATGGGGACAAGTCACCAACCTGTTTAATCTGTCTCAGTCTACCGTGAACGTACGCAAACAGCTTGTGATCAACCATGGATATTTCATCAATTATCACAAGCTGCAGATCACTATATTTCGCACGCAAAGTACTCAGCCTTTCTTCACCCAATGGGGTGTACGGTAACCGGACATCTATCCCTATGCCGAATGTGTTGTGAATTGTTGCTGCATGCAAATTGTATGCAGCAATCCCTGTAGGAGCCGTTAACTCTACACAAATGTTGTCAGGATTACGACACATTGTTGACAATAACCTTGTGGCTTCATATTGAATAGCCTTAATTAAATGGCTCTTTCCTGTGCCTGCACCACCTGTTAGAAACATGTGCAACGCATCAGGTTTTTTACCCGCTACCTTCTCCAAACACCATTGCCGGACCtgataaaaaacagacaactggATCTCGTTCAAAGACCTAATTAAAGCCAAACCGTCACTTCTACccgttattctttttttctaaatttgcaACCTGTGCAACCGGTTCGCCAATAGCTGCTAAATCTGGAACATTTCCCTCACCTGGAGGGTCTACCTCGTGTTGTTCCACCGGTTCCCTATCTTTCAATTCCTCCTCGCACTCTAAACGCTCCAACTCTTTCTCTGGACACAACTCACACCAGGCATCTTCAAATAAGCCCTCTGAATCAATGATGTCCTCGATCTTATCCAATTCATCGGCTTCTATTTCAAACAAACCTCGATTTACATCAACTACATCCTTGACGGAATGCATTGATCCATCACTAAGCCTGACGTGACCATTCTCGTAAAACTGCTGAAATTTCTCAAAGCTCGGAGGTCTAAGCTGCTCATCCACACGATAAGGAAGAAACAACTGCAAAATACTCTTGCAAAAGGCTTCCGGATATTTATCCTCCGAAAAGCGAGCATAACGAACAACTGCAGGTTGTGTTCGTGTTCGTTTTGTCACAAAACCACAACCGTTTCCTAACTTAATCGCGTTCTTGCAGTTCTCGGATTTTGAGAGGACACGGTATTCCGAGGCAAACGTTGCAATACACATGTCATTAAACGTGCCATCCTCTGGCCTACTCTTATACCGATCAACTAAACTAGTCATCCACATGTCTTCCGTTGTAAGATCACGTGATGCTGCCTTTTGCCTCAACTCCCTTAAGGGTAAACTCATTTTCACAATGTTGTCCCCCGTTGGTATAAATACAACTGCCCTAGAACACTCCTTCAGATGCATATTTGACAACCTATACACCGCTTCCTGAGCACAAACATCTCTGTTGTGGAGATAAACACTCCCTAGACTTTTCAATGCCTCCTTTGCACTGACATTTCCTTCTTTAGCAGCTTCTCTTTTAGCATTCCCAAGCAACAATCCCATCTCTCTTTCAGactttgaaatatatgaaattatGTAAACTACACATGCATATGCATCAACATCGTACTGGATGTCCATATTAGCAttccaacattttaaaagttcttTGTTGTA from Scophthalmus maximus strain ysfricsl-2021 chromosome 9, ASM2237912v1, whole genome shotgun sequence encodes:
- the LOC118320024 gene encoding uncharacterized protein LOC118320024, which translates into the protein MCACVDQVEQSVDVVDDGKPLCPGIREFVKELLGQGEKREEAAALLYGLQKALSDESRTYESLDELFKEFHIDQAQFEAAYKLVGRKKHIVLKREVNEIWVNQYNKELLKCWNANMDIQYDVDAYACVVYIISYISKSEREMGLLLGNAKREAAKEGNVSAKEALKSLGSVYLHNRDVCAQEAVYRLSNMHLKECSRAVVFIPTGDNIVKMSLPLRELRQKAASRDLTTEDMWMTSLVDRYKSRPEDGTFNDMCIATFASEYRVLSKSENCKNAIKLGNGCGFVTKRTRTQPAVVRYARFSEDKYPEAFCKSILQLFLPYRVDEQLRPPSFEKFQQFYENGHVRLSDGSMHSVKDVVDVNRGLFEIEADELDKIEDIIDSEGLFEDAWCELCPEKELERLECEEELKDREPVEQHEVDPPGEGNVPDLAAIGEPVAQVANLEKKNNG